In the genome of Bacteroidales bacterium, one region contains:
- a CDS encoding aminoacyl-tRNA hydrolase, translating into MKTFLIVGLGNIGREYAGTRHNVGFEVLDFFALKNKLVFQSSRYADMAVHSLKGRKIVLIKPSTYMNLSGKAVSYWLQKENIETAKMLVVADDVALNLGSIRLRKKGGSGGHNGLQNIIDVLENDNFSRLRIGIGNDYPKGMQSEYVLGKWFPEQVPTIIKAIESTDKIIEEFVLSGIDIAMNSFNKSEK; encoded by the coding sequence ATGAAAACATTTTTAATAGTTGGTTTAGGAAATATTGGCAGAGAATATGCAGGAACAAGACACAATGTGGGTTTTGAGGTGTTAGATTTTTTTGCTTTGAAAAATAAATTAGTTTTTCAATCGTCTCGCTATGCTGACATGGCTGTTCATTCGCTAAAAGGAAGAAAAATTGTTTTAATAAAACCTTCTACATACATGAATTTAAGCGGCAAAGCTGTTTCTTATTGGCTGCAAAAAGAAAATATAGAGACTGCAAAAATGTTAGTTGTTGCCGATGATGTCGCGCTGAATTTAGGAAGTATTAGACTGCGAAAAAAAGGCGGAAGCGGCGGACATAATGGCTTACAAAATATTATTGATGTTTTGGAAAACGACAATTTTTCAAGATTAAGAATTGGCATAGGAAACGATTATCCCAAAGGAATGCAATCTGAATATGTGCTTGGAAAATGGTTTCCGGAGCAAGTTCCAACAATTATCAAAGCAATTGAATCAACAGATAAAATTATAGAAGAGTTTGTTTTGTCAGGAATAGATATAGCAATGAACTCTTTTAATAAGTCGGAAAAATAG